One window of Ziziphus jujuba cultivar Dongzao chromosome 5, ASM3175591v1 genomic DNA carries:
- the LOC107435539 gene encoding eukaryotic initiation factor 4A-9, producing the protein MASFAPEGSQFDARQYDSKMNDLLGSDGQDFFTTYDEVYETFDSMGLQENLLRGIYAYGFEKPSAIQQRGIVPFCKGLDVIQQAQSGTGKTATFCSGILQQLDYELLDCQALVLAPTRELAQQIEKVMRALGDYLGVKVHACVGGTSVREDQRILSSGVHVVVGTPGRVFDMLRRQSLRPDHIKMFVLDEADEMLSRGFKDQIYDIFQLLPSKIQIGVFSATMPPEALEITRKFMNKPVRILVKRDELTLEGIKQFHVNVDKEEWKLETLCDLYETLAITQSVIFVNTRRKVDWLTDKMRSRDHTVSATHGDMDQNTRDIIMREFRSGSSRVLITTDLLARGIDVQQVSLVINYDLPTQPENYLHRIGRSGRFGRKGVAINFVTRDDERMLFDIQKFYNVVIEELPANVADLL; encoded by the exons ATGGCAAGTTTTGCACCAGAAGGATCCCAGTTTGATGCTCGTCAATATGATTCAAAAATGAATGACTT ACTTGGCAGTGATGGGCAGGATTTCTTCACAACATATGATGAGGTTTATGAAACTTTTGACTCTATGGGATTGCAAGAGAACCTCCTTAGAGGCATTTATGCATATG GTTTTGAGAAGCCATCTGCAATTCAGCAAAGGGGGATCGTTCCCTTCTGCAAAGGACTTGATGTGATTCAGCAAGCACAGTCTGGAACTGGAAAAACAGCTACTTTCTGCTCTGGAATCTTGCAGCAGCTTGATTATGAGTTACTTGACTGCCAAGCATTGGTTCTTGCTCCAACTAGAGAACTAGCTCAACAGATCGAGAAGGTTATGCGTGCATTAGGTGATTATCTTGGTGTCAAGGTTCATGCATGTGTAGGTGGCACTAGTGTTCGTGAAGATCAGCGCATTCTTTCTAGTGGAGTACATGTTGTTGTTGGTACCCCTGGTCGTGTTTTTGACATGTTGAGGAGGCAGTCACTTCGCCCCGATCACATCAAGATGTTTGTGTTGGATGAAGCAGATGAAATGCTTTCACGAGGTTTCAAGGATCAG ATCTATGACATTTTCCAGCTGCTACCATCAAAAATTCAGATTGGGGTTTTCTCTGCCACAATGCCACCTGAGGCACTTGAGATCACTAGGAAGTTCATGAATAAACCTGTGAGGATTCTGGTGAAACGTGATGAGCTTACCCTTGAGGGTATCAAGCAGTTCCATGTCAATGTTGACAAGGAGGAATGGAAGCTGGAGACACTTTGTGATCTTTACGAGACATTGGCAATTACCCAGAGTGTTATCTTTGTGAACACTAGGCGCAAGGTTGATTGGCTCACAGACAAGATGCGTAGCCGGGATCATACAGTTTCTGCCACTCATGGTGACATGGACCAAAACACTAGGGACATCATTATGAGGGAATTTCGGTCTGGTTCCTCTCGTGTGCTCATAACTACTGATCTCCTGGCCCGTGGTATTGATGTGCAGCAGGTTTCTTTGGTGATAAATTATGATCTTCCAACACAGCCAGAAAACTACCTCCATCGAATTGGTCGTAGTGGACGGTTTGGGAGGAAGGGTGTTGCAATCAATTTTGTCACCAGGGATGATGAGAGGATGCTGTTTGACATCCAGAAGTTCTATAATGTTGTGATTGAAGAGCTGCCGGCAAATGTTGCTGATCTCCTTTAA